The proteins below come from a single Magallana gigas chromosome 10, xbMagGiga1.1, whole genome shotgun sequence genomic window:
- the LOC117683550 gene encoding E3 ubiquitin-protein ligase TRIM45 → MAACDEVKNELSSCQDFTKCPICLDEFKSPKCLPCSHSFCCECLSTHIQSSCKSKMAPVGFRCPLCRDFIPSENISVTPSNWANDFPTNDKVSKIAKITGDKLCDACKREGEEVEANQYCLMCEDKLCDMCVKYHRRFNFTKDHKLFLLEELRKTPIMTEAVRSCLAHSEENIKYYCKYHSLPCCATCVCTTHKECNDIENISVIAEELRTKDFNNFCGEIGDLETELTVIKVKVEKNISNIEKKSVELCDRAEKLYTKILQHLEKQKAEYLNQLSTNSKECIQSLHENAESVCDNISYLEHCRTSLNRLKEEKEDVHYVRKIHETRKKITMLKDVYVRNKDTLNSVKLMPDLEEYNPENMKCFVSVGFRDEHNTSTPICVDRHGMEFSFI, encoded by the coding sequence ATGGCAGCTTGTGATGAGGTAAAGAACGAACTTTCTTCCTGTCAGGATTTTACAAAGTGTCCCATTTGCCTTGACGAATTTAAATCGCCAAAATGTCTACCGTGTTCCCATTCGTTTTGTTGCGAATGTTTATCAACCCATATACAGTCTTCGTGTAAGTCTAAGATGGCGCCGGTTGGATTTCGCTGTCCCCTCTGTCGAGATTTTATTCCATCTGAAAACATTTCAGTTACGCCAAGCAATTGGGCAAATGATTTCCCGACCAATGATAAAGTAAgtaaaatagcaaaaattacAGGGGACAAACTATGTGATGCCTGTAAAAGAGAGGGAGAGGAGGTTGAAGCAAATCAGTATTGCTTGATGTGCGAGGACAAACTTTGTGATATGTGTGTAAAGTACCACAGAAGGTTCAATTTTACGAAAGATCACAAGCTGTTCTTATTAGAAGAGTTAAGGAAAACTCCCATTATGACGGAAGCTGTTAGGTCTTGTCTTGCCCATTCTgaagaaaacataaaatattactGTAAATACCACTCGCTTCCATGTTGCGCAACTTGTGTCTGTACAACACATAAAGAATGTAAcgatattgaaaatatttcggTAATAGCTGAGGAGTTGCGAACGAAGGATTTCAATAACTTTTGCGGTGAAATAGGAGACCTTGAAACGGAATTGACAGTTATTAAAGTAAAAGTGGAAAAGAATAtctcaaatattgaaaaaaaatctgttgaatTATGCGATCGTGCCGAAAAGTTGTATACAAAAATTCTTCAACATCTTGAAAAGCAGAAAGCTGAATATCTCAATCAACTGTCAACGAACAGCAAAGAATGCATACAAAGTTTACACGAAAATGCAGAATCAGTTTGTGACAATATTTCCTACCTAGAGCATTGCAGAACATCATTGAATCGTCTTAAGGAGGAAAAAGAAGATGTCCATTACGTTCGGAAAATTCATGAAACTAGAAAGAAAATTACTATGCTGAAAGATGTATATGTTAGAAATAAGGATACTTTAAATTCGGTCAAATTGATGCCTGATCTTGAGGAATATAATCcggaaaatatgaaatgttttgtCAGTGTTGGCTTTAGAGACGAACATAATACGTCAACACCAATATGTGTGGATAGGCATGGAatggaattttcttttatttaa